Proteins encoded within one genomic window of Cucumis sativus cultivar 9930 chromosome 3, Cucumber_9930_V3, whole genome shotgun sequence:
- the LOC101205386 gene encoding uncharacterized protein LOC101205386 — MAVAEEPILSRLDRLDVMLRRLEEIRGCGKSPKSSCASTPSSGTLTSDYHTSSVDLSPKSLEKHCRPINHVVKVAELKGSLVERMDNLEDRVLKLCIQVEGDLEREKDMIMVEKKERKPKRSFKQLVQRCMTGQGTRRDSWS, encoded by the exons ATGGCTGTTGCTGAAGAACCCATTCTCTCTCGTTTGGACCGGCTGGATGTGATG TTGAGGCGGCTGGAGGAAATTAGAGGGTGCGGTAAGTCTCCAAAAAGTTCGTGTGCATCCACTCCATCAAGTGGGACCCTAACGAGCGACTATCACACATCGTCCGTTGATCTGTCCCCAAAAAGCCTGGAGAAGCACTGTCGTCCGATCAACCACGTCGTCAAAGTCGCTGAACTCAAAGGAAGCCTCGTTGAGAGAATGGATAATCTCGAGGATAGAGTCCTCAAg CTTTGTATACAAGTAGAGGGAGATTTAGAAAGGGAGAAGGATATGATAATGGTCGAGAAGAAGGAGAGGAAACCCAAGAGAAGCTTTAAACAACTTGTTCAACGGTGCATGACTGGGCAGGGAACAAGACGCGACTCGTGGTCTTGA